The nucleotide window ctgccttaaacctcaatgagaaaggtggattatcaactaataaataaaattcctAAGCATCCATGTCAGACAATTCTGATTAACTAtgcttatttaatttatattttaccTTTCTCAgggagttagggaccatagacttcacccatagatttcaccagtatgttgccttacatactatctgttgctttaatgtGCTCCTaggtcagccctagaattgcttgtgttctgtttcagcatttcttcaactctgtattggattcttgctaacgccgTGTCTTcctaaaattgtgtttatttaccctatggcattatgaaATTGCTCTTGAaactaactgtactaatctcccactgtgtaatcctccctgaATTTCAGTGAGGAAGGcgtactataaatgacatgacataaataaattagactccagcagctcaatcctaaacatagttcgACTGTTCTAAATCTATTGAGCCAAGAAGGGTGCGCCTCAGTTTAGAAAAGCACCAAACTATTTTTAGGAAGACACTTTATCCCCAAACTTCGCCTCAGGGTCCCTGAACTGGAAGCGCCTCCTCACCTCCCGCCTCATTAGTCCCGCCCCCACATCACCCTTTCTTCGGCCTCCCTTCTCCCaaccagctcctcctcctcttgtccCGCCCCCGCCCCGTTCCTTTCTCCTCTCATTGGTCACTTTCCCTAGCCTGTCTCTTTCACTATTGGTTGCCGCTCGCCGCGAACCGTTGGTTCAGCAGGGTGGCCCAGTGGAAAACGAGCGCGAGCCAGAACGCGCTTGATTCTCATCGCTGATTGGTCGAGAGGGGTGGGAAtgtgagggggagggaaagagaagccTCGGTTGGAACGAGACGTTTAAAGATGGCGGCGGCGAAGAGGGAGCTGCTGTTCTGAGGGAGGCCGAGGCGGAAAGGAGAGAAGACGCCAGACGCCTTCGGCCCGGTTTCTTCCCCCCGCCTCGGCTGACTGGCGGGTGGAGGAAACaaaactaaacaaaacaaaaagggcgAAGCGGGAGAGGAGCGACTGCAGGCAACGCCGGGCATGGCCCAGGTGGGTGCCGGGCCTGTGGGCTCCGGCAGGGCGCGGTGAAGAACGGGGCCTGCGCGGCCTGGCCGCCTCCCGGAGCATCCGCTCCGCCTTCCCCGACCAGACGGAGAGAGCGCGCCCACTCTGCCCAAGCTCTGTTCCTCTCCCAGAACCGCGagataggacccccccccccccaaaaatccgGTGCCGACCCCTCCATTCCACCCCCACGGCAGAACCTGTCGCAGGAACGGATTTTAAGGGTTTGGAGCTGGCTCATTTCTCTAAGAATGGAGTATCGACCCGTCCCTTCGATaagatttttctttttccacctcagcAGTGGCGGAAAACAGGCTTTGTGGGTAGGAGGGCTATGGTTGTCAACccccaggcggggcctggagatcgctCCAgacacagagatcagctcccctgaagaaaatggtagctttatgggattataccccactgaggtccctaactcacctcctccccccaaatctccaggcatttttaAACGCAGAGTTGACAACTCTGAAGGCCTGGGTTTTTCTTAAAGGGTCCTTTGGCACTTTAAAGGCTTTAGCAGATCTTATTTGTTCAGAATtttttaaccttgctttgctCTAACACTCAAAATGAGCTATAGAGTGgaatggtggtgaagagtgccttcaagtcagagttgacttatggtaacccctggtggggttttcatggcaagagactcaacagaaatggtttgccattgcctgtctctgtaactctggttttcattggaggtttcccatccaattactaaccaaggctgaccctgcttcgcttctgagctctgatccaggtcagggcttttaaaaaatggtacttAAATGGAAACTTGCAACCCAACGGTCCcatggtccccccctccccaatacaaTTTTAAAGCAGGTGATGAGTTTGGGTTGTGATAGCTCTGCTGGTGAAGCTTACACAGGGCTGCTATGCCCAGGCTTGAAGTACTTTCTAAAAAGGAAGTGGCAGATACTCAGGTCAGGTGTTTCcaatttccttccttcttcttttcTGTAGATTAATTGTAGCCTAACTTTATATTGCATTGTAGCCAAATCTTTTAGTATTTGAAGCTTATGTGGTGGTATAGTTTATACTATAGCAAAATCTGTTAAGTTTGTAAGGTGCCATGCATCAGGTTAATTCAGCCACCTCTCTGGCATTTCTGGCATTTCCATTTTAAGGGTGAGACCTTCCCACTGATGTCTTCAACAGCTACCGCCAGCCAGAATAGAGAACTCTGGCTGAAATGAACTGgtggtctgactctgtataaggcaaTGCAGAGGTGGGGAGAGGAATATTTTACTGTTGACGTTACTGATACAGAAAACAGCTGCTGTTTGAGAGGGAAGGCTGCCACTATTTACTTACTCTTTTGTATGTATAGGcagaggtagatggggctgaagAGCATTTCGTTGCATGCGTTTGGCAAAATTTGAATTCTGAGCCATAGTGTAGGTGCTGCAAAAACATAGAGAATATCATTGTCTAGGATCTCTAGCTCAGTCCCTAACATCTCCACTTCAAAATAATGTTTGTAACAGGgttgggaagagctttgctgtCACTCCCACGTGGCTGTCATCTAAACTCTTCATGGTGGTGCTAACGGATGTCAGAAGATCACCACAGTGATTATGCAATCTGCACCATAGCTTGTAAAGGCTATTTAATAATGCTATACTACTTTTAAAAATGCAGGGCCTTTTTTAATAATGTCTCCACTCCGCCCTTTGACGTTCTGTTTAACTTTGCAAACAAATGTACTGTTGTTATTTGGTGATTCTGGGAGTATCACCCCAGCACACAGCAACCTTTTCTCTTCACTACTTAGACGTTTGGTTTTCACACCCATCCAAAAGCACCTCTTATTCTACTACTGAATGCTGTTTACATTGTTCAGAGACCTGAAAGTCCCTAACTGTATCTCAAGCATGGGAAGACCCTCACTTGATTTTTTAACAAGGCAGTGAGCATCAGTAAGGATAGCAAGATTTTACTCCAattgcaccttagaaaccaactagatttccacggtataagcttttgagagtcaaagctcttttcagTAAGGATATAAATTGTCAAAGCAATACCACATTGGGTTCAAAACCACTTCTGTGGTACTCTCTCCCATCTGATGCATGCTTCTCCTCTTCAACTTCAGATGCGTGCTTCTCATCTTGAGCACAGATGCATATATCCTTTTTTCAGAAAACAAACGTCTTTAATTTTCTTATTGAGTAAATGGAGTATTGTGTCACAGGGATGAGACTGTACAAAAATATCCCCAGACTTTAACAGAACCAAATTTAAAATGCTTATGTATCACCTTTCTGTGCCCCAAAGTGATAATACATTATCTTGCTGTTCTCCATCAATGGGAAATAAGGGTTTGCTAGAATGCACCTTTACGGCTGTAATAATTTTTCCTTTAGCCtgtttttgcatttcttcaaataataacatttctggccTTTCtgtacctcttctcccccctgtACCCCCACAACAAGTTCTCCCATCTAAAATGTGATGGTGGTTAGCACTGACTGACTGTTCAGTTCCATTCTTGATTCTTGCTGGCATGCCTAGCCAGTGTTAGTGTTGAACAATTTTGTCTTTCCCAGCACTTTTTGGTAGTTCTTTTCTCTAAACATTCTAAATAAATACTTTGCCTAAAAGTACAAGCTGATAGGTTTTCATAGACATGCAGAGGCATCTGTTGCATTTTTACTGAGGGAAATATTTATATAATGCCGTTATCCTTAACCGTCCTAGTATGTAGCGCTATCTGCCTGACTCAAGTGCATACTTTGGAAGAAAATCAGCGTGCAATTTATTAGTCTACTACATGTtcacccacccttcctccaaggagctcagagcagcatatgcGGTTCCTCCTTTTTCTggttcatcctcacaacaagccaTTTGGATAAGTGAGAGTGTGTGGCAGGCTCAGGTTAGGGCACTGAGCTTCAGGGTTGAGGAGGACTTTTAACTTGGATCTCCCTAGTCTCACATTCTAACTAATATACTACTCTGGTTCTCGTGGGGAGCATCATCATCGTATATCCCCTCCTTACCCCTACAAAGTTGGATTGGCATCTCGTGTTGATCGTCATCTTCACTGGGAGCAGGAGAAGAAATAGTACTTTCCTTCAACCCAAACAGTATTGGACCTTTTCCAAGCAGGATATTTCTCCATTAGCACCTATATCAATTAGCAGCAGTGGTGTTAAGACAGAAAGGGAAGTAGGCTcttattctctcccctcccccttaacACAGGGTGACTTGTGCCTCTTTCTTCCCTTACCCCATCTGTTGTTGTCATCTTTTCAAATTAATCTGTTAATTCATAGAAGGAGCAACAAAAAGAGGGATGGGTTATGGTGAGGCTGCTTCCCCCCTGTGGTTCTTATGAAATGTTTTGAGTAGTATGCCTGTTTCTTGGTGAAAGTTTGAGTTGAGTAGATTCCTCCAGCTGCATATTGCTGGGTGGATGGGGGGATTTATTCCTTTATTCCCTGTTGGTAGGAAGACTAAAAATTCTCCATTCAGGTTTACATAAAGGGACTTGGAGAAATCAATTAGCAACAGGTAAGAAAATCACATCTATCTCCATGGTCACCATAGAGAGAATTGAAATACATATTTCTTTAATACAATGCACTTTAGGATCTTTTGTTTTGAAGTAGGCTTCAAAAATGGTATCAGTAATAAAATGTTTTGCCATATGGAGCCTTTTAGTAGAAGCTCTTCTGAATTAATATCCTTAAATCGCCTAGGCGGGACCTGTAAAAATATGTTTGCTTGATTTAACCAGATGAGCATCAGTCTGTAGATTGAAGTCCTTCATGCAAGATGAATTTTATACGCAGTCTTTACTTCCAATTGGGCAAAGTGCATATGTACAGTGTTGCATGCAATACACATATGCACATCTGTTATACTGTTGGTACGCAGTGAAGGAAGCTGAGGTTTTCTGCGTGTTGTAGAGAGTATTAATAAGCATTATTTGTGTTTCTCTTAAGTGCTCAAAGCACCTTACAGATATCTTCTGTAGTCTTTACAACAACCTGTAAGGTTAGCCCCTGTTGCTATTCCCAGGCATATGGTGGGCCAAATCCCAGTGGATTTGAACTGAAATCAACTGGTACATAGCCTGAGCTCTTAACCCCTGTGATGCTGGGTGGTGTGCTTTCTTGCCTATAAAGATAGTTGTGCTGGGTAACGTAATTTGTCAGGCAGAGTTGAAGTCCTAATAAGAAACATGCATGAAGTGGctgtgattattattattgtagtgAAACATTGAAGAGTGCCCTGTTACGTAGATTCTGAATTTCagacttcagaagaaataatATTTGAGGCATTAGGTAGGCTTGTATGTCTGCCTAGAAGTATTGAATTTTGCCAGTGGGCGGTCAAATGTTTCCTTGAGAGGAGCATTTGTTTTGCTTTGATTTGTgaaggaaatgaaaatgtctTTCTCAAGCAAGATTGTATGTCATTAGTTTTCCACAGAATTGTGGGCCAGTGACAGTTATTTGAAGTACATTTTAGTGATCTGTTCTAAAGAATGGGAAAGAACGCTTCTGCCATGGCCCTATTAAAAATGTTTTACACATCACCTGCTTCAGTTGAATTCAGCAAGCACTAATATCTGTAGAAGAAACTGCTGGTTGTGATACTGTTTAACAGCATGCAGGTAAAAGGGATGTCATTCTAAATTTTGCATTGTGGAACTTGCTTTATAATAGAACAATAGAAAGCTAAAGCTTCTCTGTGACAATACATTTTTGTCTTTGTAGGTTGAAAGAAGACAAGGACACCTGCACGCGGCCAGTGAAGATGCTCTCTACTTCGACTTCAGCTATTTAAGCTGAATGCATTGTGATTTCCAGTAATTGAGACAGTGATTTTGAAAGCTGTCTACATTAATGAAAAGAACAATGTAGTCAGCTTAACTGAATCATCAGTGTTGCATATTGAATAGAGCATGACAAAAACCTATCCTGACGGACTTCTGCATGTTAGGAATATAGATTATATACTTTAAGCCTTGTTTTGTAAGTTTTAATTATGGAGATGTATGAAAATGCACCTCCCCTTCCAAAAGAGCCAGCAATTGAAGTGAATGTGGAGAATGATTCTTGTCCCCCACCACTGCCGCCTAATGAACAGCCTCCACCACCTCCCCTGCAAACGTCCAGTGACGCAGAGGTAATGGACGTTGGCTCTGGTGGTGATGGACAGTCAGATACCCCTGCTGGGGACACGCACACTGTCGGCAGAACGCAGCTTCTCACAAAAGGATCTTCATGCTACAAAAGTCGTCTTATCGTAGATCCTAATAGTGACCAAAGCCCAAGAACTGCTCGTCACGCGCCTTCAGTTAGAAAGTTCACCCCTGATCTTAAGTTACTTAAAGATGTAAAGATTAGTGTTAGCTTTACAGAAAGCTGCAAAAGCAAAGACAGAAAAGTtctgtacactggagctgagcAAGATTATGAGACAGATTCAGGTTTAGGTATTAATAATGTCAATGGTGATATGCATGTTTGTCCTTTTGGGGGTAGTAATGGTCAAGCTACGCGGGTAGCTGGTGAAACAGATGACAAAAAAGATGATGAAAATGATATAGATCAGGAAAAAAGAGTGGAGTATGCTGTTCTGGATGATTTAGAAGACTTTACTGACAACTTGATGGAAATAGATGAAGAAGGAGGGTTTACATCTAAAGCAATTGTTCAGAGAGACAAAGCGGATGAAGAGACCTTGAACTATTCTTATGAGGTAAGGAAATTTGATTTCTGAAATGTATAGAAATATACCCAGGGCAGGAATTTTGCCGTGATTTATCCATAATATTTCAAATGTCTGCTTTCATAACTTGAATCTTAACAGTTAATTTTTCCAGGACAAACTTGGTGGCTTAAGAATTCCTTAACAATGCAAAAGATATATTTAGAAAGCGCTAAAAATGTATGACTTGCAGTGCATTAACTCTTGGTATGTAGGCTTTTTAATATCTCCTTTGCGTATCAAGAAAGGGCAGaactaataataaaaacataattacTTTCTAACAGTGCTTAGAATTTGTGGTTGTCTGAACAAATCTTATCTGGTCAACATAGTCTCAAAAGGGAAGTTAACTATAGGGGCACAGCATCTGACAATGTGTCTTTCAGGACGAATTTGATAATGATGTGGATGCTCTGCTGGAAGAAGGTCTTTGTGTTCCCAAGAAAAGGAGAATTGATGAGAAATATACCGGGGAGAGTGACCATCAGTCTGATGGAGAGACAAGTGTGCAGCCCATGATGACCAAAATAAAAACTGTTCTTAAAAGTAAGTTGTTGTAGATCATTAGAAATAATTAATGGAAAGTAGGCATGCCTTCAGTTAATAAACATCTGGGAAGACAAGTTGTTGAAGTGAATGGCTTCATAAATTGCTTATATCAGGCCCCTCCAACCTCTAACCAGCCATCCATGTATGCTTGCTTGCTGGGTACTTGATTACTTCTCTGTTTGTGTTCCTTATGCAAATGGCAAAAAAGACGTTACTGGGCTCCATATGTGGGCTGCAGTACCCGGCTGGTGGGATGTGTTTGGCTTGGCAGGTTACAGTTGGTAGAAATCCCTTTAGTATTGtggaaaataaaaattttaaactaTTGCCATTGTGTTCAGCTTAATTGGTTTTGCTTTCATATGCTTCTTGCTGTACAAAAGACAGTTCACTGTGAAAGGCAAATTGCCTGCTAACTTCACTAGAGTGGATgactggggttggactagatgaccctagagttccctagaggtcccttccgaccctatgattctatgattcaaataCAGAGTGGAGATAAATACCATCTGAAGTGCTTTGTGAAATTTGGCTTTGGTATATTTTATGTGGCTTGAGTCAACATAGGACTTTTCAGTAGTTTGGAGTTGCAGAATCAACTTCTTGTTAACACTACCTATTCTCTTGGGAGACTACATTTTTCAGTAACATTTTGGTTACTGGTTGGTCTGCTGTAGTGATTTTTAAAGCTACGTCTCTTTAGGACTGCAACCTTTTGGTGTGTTTTTCTAAGTCATTTTGTTTCATAAGTTgagtttcttaaaaataaaagtaaacgATGGGATAAAACCTGAGTTCTTAAAGtggcttttaattttatttttaggtCGCGGCCGCCCTCCTACAGAGCCCTTGCCTGATGGATGGATCATGACATTCCATAATTCAGGCATTCCTGTATATCTCCATAGAGAATCCAGAGTTGTTACCTGGTCCAGACCTTACTTCTTGGGAACAGGAAGTATAAGGGTATGGATCAAAACTCAGTAGTTTAGGAGAATTAAAATAACTAGgttttgaatgttgctgttgtcctTAGCTGCACTCTGCAGAACTACTTGTCCTACAAAGGTTTGGGTATGTCCAGTTGTGTTTTGTACTCTCCCGCCCCATCTATGCCATACAGCATTCTGCTTTCGTGTCTCCTCGAGTTCATGTGGCACAGTGAGCTATGCAAGAAATGGCAACTGAAAGTCCCAGTGGCATAAAGACAGCAGTATCATGTCGGCAAAACTAGCCTTTCAGGAGATGGTATCCACATTAGATTGGTAAAACAAACATTTGCTGCCCAGAACAGTAGCATGCCTGTAGGGAAGCACTGTCTGCCTTAATGTCATTTGTTATATATTAAAATTCATTACTTCAAAAGAGTATtctaaatttcatttttaaaatagtcATAACATTACTAGCTTCTCATACACTAATTCTAGATTTTAGCTTATTCATGTTTCTTAGAAAAATAATGACAAAAGGCAATCAAGTGAGTTACCAAGCTACAAAAAATATAGGGTGCAGTCCATCAAATGGTCTCTTCGTTAAAATGGGCATTTCTGTAGGAGTTCCTGATGAATTGTTTCTACGCTTGAGTGGCGCTGTGATTACAGTTCACTGTGAGCTTAATCTCACAGAAAATATCTGGGAAAAATTTGTCCCCATATGTCCAAGGGTTGTTTCCTGTTAGTTTATACGTACACTTTCTTTTCAGAAATTGCTGAAACTGTGTGATCCACACACTTTAGAATTGTGAAAACGCAAATGCTATACCTTTTCCCCAATATATCTCAGGATTTTGTAATGTTGATAAATGAAGGGGCAGGTGGTTCTCATATTTTAACTTgtacaattatatttgcagaaacATGACCCTCCTTTAAGTAGCATTCCTTGTTTGCATTACAAGAAAATGAAGGAAAATGAGGAAAGGGAACAAAGCAACGACATAACACCAAATGGTGAAGTATCACCTATAAAACTCTTGGATAAGGCTTTAGAACCGGATTGCCAAGCAGAGGAGCCAGACTCCACTGGTGCTGATTCAGGGACTTTAGAGGAGAAAGACCCTTCTGGGGGAGATGCAGCACAAGGAGCTTTAGGCCAAGTCAAGGCCAAAGTTGAAGTGTGCAAAGATGAATCAGTAGGTGAGTGCTGAAAAATGTGTGTCTCGGGTCTTGTTCACATTTGCATACAGTGCCTTTGGAAACTTATTTAGggtatttctgtgctgcctcttcaCCAAGCATCTTGAAGTGGCTTACAGTcaaaataatataacaatataaacATGAGCCGTTAAACAAGCAGCAGCATAAAAATTATCCATCAAACAGGAgcagagcattaaaaaaaactagtAAGGTAAAACCCCTAAATAAAAGCTtgagtaaaaagatgtgttttagcctgttgcctaaaagaaagtaaagtaggggCCAGGCTAGCATCAAGGGGAAGTGGGGAGGAGGCTCCAGAAGCAGGGTGCCACCACATAAAATGCCCTGTCTGTACTcatcacctgcctcacctctgaaggtggaggaatagagagcagggcttgatcGTTAACTGGCAGACTGGATAATACTGGAGGAGACaatccttcaggtaccctggccccgagccatttagggccttaaggGTAAGAATTACCACactgaattgtgctcagaaataGATGGGGAACCAGtgtagatctttcagcacagcgTTGATATAATCCCTGTAACCAACACCCAGCAGTAGCCTGGGTGCTGCATATttgaccaattgaagtttctggaccattttcaaaggcagtctcGTTTAAAGCACATTACAATAATCTTAATTTGCACATCACCAGAGCATAGATCACTGTCACTAGATCTCACTTTTCAGGGAATGGTTGTAGCCAGTGAACCAGCTGAAGTACATAAAAGATGCTACATGCCACAAAGGAGACCTGAGCCTCCCAactgtaggccaggatccagcagcagGCCCGAGCTATGAAGGTGCTCCTTCCCCTCCAGAGCAAGCTGGCTCCGCAATTCCCGAACAGCTTCTCCACTGACtaacagcacctcagtcttgtctggattgagcttcagtttattggccctcatccatcccattactttttccaggtattcaggaCATCCACAGACCTGGCACAGCTGTTGAGGAGAAACAGAGCTAGGAGTTATATGCATAACAAATCCGTGAACAGGCTCTCCCAGTGATGTCATGTAAATCTTACCTAGCATGGGGGAACAAGGTGGAACTCTGAGGGATCCCATAGCATAAATGCCACAGGGCCAACCATCAATCCACCAGCATCACCTTCTGGAATTGGTTGGTTAAGTAAGAGTGGAACCACTGAAGTACAAGGTCCTCACACTCAATCCATCCTTGgtctccagaaggataccatggtggTATTGAAAgttgctgagaggtccaggaggatCTACGAAGATGCACTCTGCCTTTCACTCTCCCAGCAAAGATAGtcagggtgaccaaggccatttccattccAAATCCAGGCCTGACTCCAGATTTATTTTGGTGTAGATATTCTGTCTCCTCCAAGACAGCTTGAAGTTGCA belongs to Eublepharis macularius isolate TG4126 chromosome 13, MPM_Emac_v1.0, whole genome shotgun sequence and includes:
- the DGCR8 gene encoding microprocessor complex subunit DGCR8, which encodes MEMYENAPPLPKEPAIEVNVENDSCPPPLPPNEQPPPPPLQTSSDAEVMDVGSGGDGQSDTPAGDTHTVGRTQLLTKGSSCYKSRLIVDPNSDQSPRTARHAPSVRKFTPDLKLLKDVKISVSFTESCKSKDRKVLYTGAEQDYETDSGLGINNVNGDMHVCPFGGSNGQATRVAGETDDKKDDENDIDQEKRVEYAVLDDLEDFTDNLMEIDEEGGFTSKAIVQRDKADEETLNYSYEDEFDNDVDALLEEGLCVPKKRRIDEKYTGESDHQSDGETSVQPMMTKIKTVLKSRGRPPTEPLPDGWIMTFHNSGIPVYLHRESRVVTWSRPYFLGTGSIRKHDPPLSSIPCLHYKKMKENEEREQSNDITPNGEVSPIKLLDKALEPDCQAEEPDSTGADSGTLEEKDPSGGDAAQGALGQVKAKVEVCKDESVDLEDFRHYLEKRFDFEQVTVKKFRTWAERRQFNREMKRKQAESERPILPANQKLITLSVQDAPTKKEFVINPNGKSEVCILHEYMQRVLKVRPVYNFFECENPSEPFGASVIIDGVTYGAGTASSKKLAKNKAARATLEILIPDFVKQTSEEKPKDSEELEYFNHISIEDSRVYELTSKAGLLSPYQILHECLKRNHGMGDTSIKFEVIPGKNQKSEYVMTCGKHTVRGWCKNKRVGKQLASQKILQLLHPHVKNWGSLLRMYGRESSKMVKQETSDKSVIELQQYAKKNKPNLHILNKLQEEMRKLAQEREETRKKPKMTIVESAQPGSEPLCTVDV